The proteins below come from a single Labilithrix sp. genomic window:
- a CDS encoding SDR family oxidoreductase, with protein sequence MKKVLILGAGGQIARWAIQMLAERDDVSLTLFLRQARRLKSKVPSNARVLEGDVLDRAQLDTAMTGQDIVYANLTGDDIDAQAKSIIASMKKANVQRLVFVTSLGLYDEVPGRFGAWNTRNIGAYLPPFRRAADAIEESGLDYTVLRPAWLSDDDEIDYETTARSEPFKGTEVSRKSVADLVVKVIDAPERWVRENLGVNKPNTDGDKPSFM encoded by the coding sequence ATGAAGAAGGTATTGATCCTCGGAGCGGGCGGGCAGATCGCGCGCTGGGCGATCCAGATGCTCGCCGAACGCGACGACGTTTCTCTCACCCTGTTTCTGCGACAGGCACGCCGGCTGAAGAGCAAGGTACCGAGCAACGCGCGCGTGCTCGAGGGAGATGTCCTCGACCGCGCGCAGCTCGACACGGCGATGACCGGCCAGGACATCGTCTACGCGAACCTGACCGGCGATGACATCGACGCGCAGGCGAAGAGCATCATCGCGTCGATGAAGAAGGCAAACGTTCAACGACTCGTCTTCGTGACGTCGCTCGGCCTCTACGACGAGGTGCCTGGTAGGTTCGGCGCGTGGAACACGCGGAACATCGGCGCGTACTTGCCGCCGTTCCGCCGCGCGGCGGATGCGATCGAGGAGTCGGGGCTCGACTACACGGTACTGCGCCCCGCATGGCTGAGCGACGACGACGAGATCGACTACGAGACCACGGCGCGGAGCGAGCCCTTCAAGGGCACGGAAGTGTCGCGCAAGAGCGTGGCCGACCTCGTGGTGAAGGTCATCGACGCGCCCGAGCGCTGGGTGCGGGAGAACCTCGGCGTCAACAAGCCCAACACCGACGGCGACAAGCCGTCCTTCATGTAA
- a CDS encoding putative DNA binding domain-containing protein, whose product MTIAPTFDLTPFLGRDEGQHFDRKSMFEGEEGKKRPRDRRKVRDQVAEQVAGFANAEGGVLILGIEDDHRVTGHQLPPDALAALLDVPRVRLHPPQPQGFVLQHDGHSLIVFDVPTCDVPVRVEGDGFPLRIGDKTMQVSESHIQKLKFRGLVESWESRPSHLRLADLDPALLERARRGAGLIALTDEEYLLKRKLADHRGRDLVLREAAELLFAKNGLDHPNAGFRLFRVVGTERKVGTEHNVEERPRFEGNLPTVIEECFSAIEGILRRPARLVGHRFRTVSEYPEFSWKEAIVNAAAHRDYNVEGRTTEIWFFDDRLEVVSPGGLLPDVNLEELLALHRIHVSRNPRTVRVLVDLGIVRDQGEGIPRMFAEMEGFFLPAPVLDPRDHLFRVTLRNTATLTADDKSFVARLGDAELTDVEFRALLEAHRAGRLDNARLRAISGLDTLGASALLRRLRDRELLALHAAGPNSYYELGLKAQLPVDAQGLETGAQGLLAKDTQGSRPDTQGFDPDAQGLEPGTQGSAPDVTSLIAALPDDLRLELTRLGPKPAAPRLRKVLLDLCALRWWTPRELVAVLGLKDAANLSRKHLWLLVTEGKLERRYPDNPAHPQQAYRVVGAGAAP is encoded by the coding sequence GTGACGATCGCCCCCACCTTCGACCTTACGCCCTTCCTCGGTCGCGACGAAGGCCAGCACTTCGACCGAAAGTCGATGTTCGAGGGCGAGGAGGGCAAGAAGCGCCCGCGTGACCGCCGCAAGGTGCGCGACCAAGTGGCCGAGCAGGTCGCGGGCTTCGCCAACGCCGAGGGCGGCGTGCTCATCCTCGGCATCGAGGACGACCACCGCGTCACGGGCCACCAGCTCCCGCCCGACGCCCTCGCGGCGCTGCTCGACGTGCCGAGGGTTCGCCTGCATCCGCCGCAGCCGCAGGGCTTCGTGCTCCAGCACGACGGGCACTCGCTCATCGTCTTCGACGTGCCGACCTGCGATGTGCCCGTGCGAGTCGAGGGTGACGGGTTCCCCCTGCGCATCGGCGACAAGACCATGCAGGTCTCCGAGTCGCACATCCAGAAGCTCAAGTTCCGAGGGCTCGTCGAGAGCTGGGAGAGTCGCCCTTCACACCTGCGTCTCGCCGACCTCGACCCCGCGCTTCTCGAGCGCGCGCGCCGCGGCGCGGGCCTCATCGCGCTGACCGACGAGGAGTACCTGCTCAAGCGCAAGCTCGCGGACCACCGTGGGCGCGACCTCGTGCTGCGCGAGGCCGCGGAGCTCCTCTTCGCGAAGAACGGACTCGATCACCCGAACGCCGGCTTTCGCCTCTTCCGCGTCGTCGGCACCGAGCGCAAGGTCGGCACCGAGCACAACGTCGAGGAGCGCCCGCGCTTCGAGGGCAACCTGCCGACCGTCATCGAGGAGTGCTTCTCAGCGATCGAAGGCATCCTGCGAAGGCCCGCGCGCCTCGTCGGCCACCGCTTCCGCACCGTGTCCGAGTACCCGGAGTTCTCGTGGAAGGAGGCGATCGTCAACGCCGCTGCCCACCGCGACTACAACGTCGAGGGGCGCACGACGGAGATCTGGTTCTTCGACGATCGCCTCGAGGTCGTGAGCCCCGGCGGGCTGCTACCCGACGTGAACCTCGAGGAACTGCTCGCGCTCCACCGCATCCACGTCAGCCGCAACCCGCGCACCGTACGCGTGCTCGTCGACCTCGGCATCGTGCGCGACCAGGGTGAGGGCATCCCGCGCATGTTCGCCGAGATGGAGGGCTTCTTCCTCCCGGCGCCCGTGCTCGACCCGCGCGACCACCTGTTCCGCGTCACGCTTCGCAACACGGCGACGCTCACCGCTGACGACAAATCCTTCGTCGCACGCCTCGGCGACGCGGAGCTAACCGACGTCGAGTTCCGCGCGCTGCTCGAAGCCCACCGTGCAGGCCGCCTCGACAACGCTCGCCTGCGCGCCATCTCGGGCCTCGACACGCTGGGGGCGAGCGCGCTCCTCCGCAGGCTGCGGGACCGCGAGTTGCTCGCCCTGCACGCGGCGGGGCCGAACAGCTACTACGAGCTCGGGCTGAAGGCGCAGCTCCCGGTCGATGCGCAGGGGCTGGAAACGGGTGCGCAGGGGCTCCTGGCCAAGGATACGCAGGGGTCGAGGCCGGATACGCAGGGGTTCGACCCGGATGCACAGGGGCTCGAGCCAGGTACGCAGGGGTCGGCGCCGGACGTCACCTCGCTGATCGCTGCGCTGCCCGACGACCTCCGGCTCGAGCTCACGAGGCTCGGCCCGAAGCCTGCCGCGCCTCGGCTCCGAAAGGTGCTCCTCGACCTCTGCGCTCTGCGCTGGTGGACACCGCGGGAGCTGGTAGCGGTCCTCGGTCTGAAGGACGCCGCCAACCTTTCGCGCAAGCACCTCTGGCTGCTGGTCACCGAGGGCAAGCTCGAGCGCCGCTACCCCGACAATCCCGCACACCCGCAGCAGGCGTACCGGGTGGTCGGGGCTGGAGCCGCGCCGTGA
- a CDS encoding M48 family metallopeptidase — MKTSLYPTQELRRRALAWAVKLRVNPRVIRVQDMRRKWGSCSSAGTVTLASDLVDQDPRFQDFVIAHELLHLRVPTHGRLFKALMSAHVPGWRELEEQRGMPRLNCGRGAS, encoded by the coding sequence ATGAAGACCTCCCTCTACCCCACGCAGGAGCTTCGACGCCGAGCCTTGGCTTGGGCAGTGAAGCTGCGTGTGAACCCTAGGGTAATCCGCGTGCAGGACATGCGGCGGAAGTGGGGCTCGTGCTCGTCGGCAGGCACCGTCACGCTGGCGAGCGATCTCGTCGACCAGGACCCGCGCTTCCAGGACTTCGTCATCGCCCACGAGCTGCTGCACCTGCGCGTGCCGACGCACGGGCGCCTCTTCAAGGCGCTCATGAGCGCCCACGTGCCGGGCTGGCGCGAGCTCGAAGAGCAGCGTGGGATGCCGCGCTTGAACTGCGGGAGGGGCGCGTCATGA
- a CDS encoding HsdR family type I site-specific deoxyribonuclease, whose protein sequence is MSTLKISEAGTVQFPMVKHAVEIGWTPLTPEVAKEKRGGDAGMLFRNELATKLAAFNPWMSSDAIRSVIETLDAIPPTIEGNRDMLGWLRGERQWYDEEEKRHRAVKLVDFENTSANSFHVTWEWTLKPAGRPKGNRADVMFVVNGVPVCIVEHKNPKDGDAIERAVKQLRRYELETPELIGCPQLFNVTHLLDYWYGVTWNANRRDMARWKQTREESYRFAVQAFFERTDFLRTLQHWILFYVQDSETRKSVLRQHQQRAINAIVDRCADPTKTRALVWHTQGSGKTFTLLTSARLILEDKERFKNATVLLVVDRTELEGQLKGWVERLLGEMQRQDIATKRANTKAELQRLLDSDFRGLIVAMIHKFEEIRKDSCLRDNVYVFIDEAHRSVAKDLGTYLMAAVPNATIIGFTGTPIARNAQGEGTFKIFGTQDEVGYLDKYSIAESIADETTLPIKHVMAPSEMAAPVDLLDKEFFDLAAAEGITDIEELNKVLDRAVGLRTFLAADDRIEKVAAFIAEHFKENVLPLHYKAFVVAVSREACAKYKRAFDKILPPEWTEAVYTENASDAIDRPLVAKLQLSEEREEDVRLLFKKADKDPKILIVTDKLLTGYDAPLLYCMYLDKPMRDHVLLQAIARVNRPYVDAEGVQKRIGLVIDFVGVLRELKKALRFDSSDVSGVIEDLDVLMGDFTAKITKAATEYLDAGEGGSADERLEKIVYGKFLDPAVRKVFFEAYKEIENLWEILSPAPELRDHIRTFKGLAQLYAAVRNAYSDKVGFVADLAYKTRRLIEENATQTGLGRLTKSITFDVRTLESLKGEDGSDEGKVFNLVRGLQKEMDDDPSAAPVLNPLKDRADRILKDLESRKIDGLAAMDLLAALAAEKEAAMKSAKESGLTTRAFSVFWVLREDAALKESGISPMDLAKEAEALLARFPNAVVNADEQRRLRAGLYRPLLALQKDERSRVVDVVVATLLAE, encoded by the coding sequence GTGAGCACGCTCAAGATCAGCGAGGCCGGCACCGTGCAGTTCCCGATGGTGAAGCACGCTGTCGAGATCGGCTGGACACCGCTCACGCCCGAGGTCGCGAAGGAGAAGCGCGGCGGCGACGCCGGGATGCTCTTCCGCAACGAGCTGGCCACGAAGCTCGCGGCGTTCAACCCGTGGATGTCCTCCGACGCGATCCGCTCCGTCATCGAGACGCTCGACGCGATCCCGCCGACCATCGAGGGCAACCGCGACATGCTCGGGTGGCTGCGCGGCGAGCGGCAGTGGTACGACGAGGAGGAGAAGCGCCACCGCGCGGTGAAGCTCGTCGATTTCGAGAACACCAGCGCGAACTCGTTCCATGTCACATGGGAGTGGACGCTCAAGCCCGCCGGGCGCCCGAAGGGTAACCGCGCGGACGTGATGTTCGTCGTCAACGGCGTGCCCGTCTGCATCGTCGAGCACAAGAACCCGAAGGACGGCGACGCCATCGAGCGCGCGGTGAAGCAGCTCCGTCGCTACGAGCTCGAGACGCCCGAGCTGATCGGGTGCCCGCAGCTCTTCAACGTCACGCACCTGCTCGACTATTGGTACGGCGTCACTTGGAACGCGAACCGGCGCGACATGGCGCGCTGGAAGCAGACGCGCGAGGAGAGCTACCGCTTCGCGGTCCAGGCCTTCTTCGAGCGCACCGACTTCCTGCGCACGTTGCAGCACTGGATTCTCTTCTACGTTCAGGACAGCGAGACACGAAAGTCGGTGCTACGCCAGCATCAGCAGCGCGCGATCAACGCCATCGTCGACCGCTGCGCCGACCCGACGAAGACGCGCGCGCTCGTCTGGCACACGCAGGGCTCGGGCAAGACCTTCACCCTGCTCACCTCGGCGCGGCTCATCCTCGAGGACAAGGAGCGCTTCAAGAACGCGACGGTGCTCCTCGTCGTCGACCGCACCGAGCTCGAGGGCCAGCTCAAGGGCTGGGTAGAGCGCCTGCTCGGCGAGATGCAGAGGCAGGACATCGCGACCAAGCGCGCGAACACCAAGGCCGAGCTGCAGCGCCTGCTCGACTCCGACTTTCGCGGCCTGATCGTCGCGATGATCCACAAGTTCGAGGAGATCCGTAAGGACAGTTGCCTGCGTGACAACGTCTACGTCTTCATCGACGAGGCGCACCGCTCGGTCGCCAAGGACCTCGGTACGTACCTCATGGCCGCCGTCCCGAACGCGACGATCATCGGCTTCACAGGCACGCCCATCGCGCGCAACGCGCAGGGCGAAGGCACGTTCAAGATTTTCGGCACGCAGGACGAGGTCGGCTACCTCGACAAGTACTCCATCGCCGAGTCGATCGCCGACGAGACGACGCTGCCCATCAAGCACGTGATGGCGCCGAGCGAGATGGCCGCGCCCGTCGACCTTCTCGACAAGGAGTTCTTCGACCTCGCCGCCGCCGAGGGCATCACCGACATCGAGGAGCTGAACAAGGTCCTCGACCGCGCGGTGGGCCTGCGCACGTTCCTCGCCGCCGACGACCGCATCGAGAAGGTCGCGGCCTTCATCGCGGAGCACTTCAAGGAGAACGTCCTCCCGCTTCATTACAAGGCGTTCGTCGTCGCTGTGAGCCGGGAGGCGTGCGCGAAGTACAAGCGCGCCTTCGACAAAATCCTGCCGCCCGAGTGGACGGAGGCGGTCTACACGGAGAACGCCTCCGACGCGATCGACCGGCCGCTCGTCGCCAAGCTCCAGCTCAGCGAGGAGCGCGAGGAGGACGTGCGGCTCCTCTTCAAGAAGGCCGACAAGGACCCGAAGATCCTCATCGTTACGGACAAGCTGCTGACCGGGTACGACGCGCCGCTCTTGTACTGCATGTACCTGGACAAGCCCATGCGGGACCACGTGCTCCTGCAGGCCATCGCTCGCGTGAACCGGCCCTACGTCGACGCCGAGGGCGTGCAGAAGCGCATCGGCCTCGTCATCGATTTCGTCGGCGTGCTGCGCGAGCTGAAGAAGGCGCTGCGCTTCGACTCTTCCGACGTCAGCGGGGTGATCGAGGATCTCGACGTCCTGATGGGCGACTTCACGGCGAAGATCACCAAGGCGGCGACCGAGTACCTCGATGCCGGCGAAGGCGGCAGCGCAGACGAGCGGCTCGAGAAGATCGTCTACGGCAAGTTCCTCGACCCGGCCGTACGCAAGGTGTTCTTCGAGGCGTACAAGGAGATCGAGAACCTCTGGGAGATCCTCTCCCCGGCGCCAGAGCTGCGCGACCACATCAGGACGTTCAAGGGCCTGGCCCAGCTCTACGCAGCAGTGCGCAACGCCTACTCGGACAAGGTCGGGTTTGTTGCGGATCTCGCGTACAAGACGCGGCGCCTCATCGAGGAGAACGCGACGCAGACGGGGCTCGGCCGCCTCACGAAGAGCATCACGTTCGACGTGAGGACGCTCGAGTCGCTGAAGGGCGAGGACGGCTCCGACGAGGGCAAGGTCTTCAACTTGGTGCGCGGGCTCCAGAAGGAGATGGACGACGACCCGAGCGCGGCGCCGGTGCTCAACCCGTTGAAGGACCGCGCCGATCGCATCCTAAAGGACCTCGAGTCCCGCAAGATCGACGGTCTCGCAGCGATGGACCTCCTCGCAGCGCTCGCCGCCGAAAAGGAAGCGGCGATGAAGTCCGCCAAGGAGAGTGGCCTCACGACGCGCGCGTTCTCGGTGTTCTGGGTCCTGCGTGAAGACGCGGCGCTGAAGGAGTCGGGCATCTCGCCGATGGACCTCGCCAAGGAGGCCGAAGCGCTCCTGGCTCGATTCCCCAACGCGGTGGTGAACGCCGACGAGCAGCGCCGCCTTCGCGCCGGCCTCTACCGTCCCCTGCTCGCGCTCCAGAAGGACGAGCGCTCGCGCGTCGTCGACGTGGTCGTCGCCACGCTCCTTGCCGAGTAG
- a CDS encoding restriction endonuclease subunit S — MTASSWNSPTVEQCLERVSLPTGVKLQTKDYRAEGAYPIVDQGQDLIAGWTDNPEGVISAPLPVIVFGDHTRVFKFVDFPFVRGADGTQLLRPKAGIDPLYFYYACRAIDLPSRGYNRHFTILKEKTIQIPPTIEEQVQIAHVLRDVDQELTLLRKKADVLTKLSSVLLQQLTSGEVPVSRLALASLSPRVSS, encoded by the coding sequence AGCAATGCCTCGAACGCGTTTCGCTGCCTACAGGGGTCAAGCTTCAGACGAAGGACTATCGCGCCGAAGGGGCGTATCCGATCGTCGATCAAGGGCAAGATCTCATTGCTGGCTGGACGGACAACCCCGAAGGAGTCATCTCGGCGCCGCTGCCGGTGATCGTGTTCGGAGATCACACTCGCGTTTTCAAGTTCGTTGATTTCCCGTTTGTCCGAGGTGCCGACGGCACGCAGCTTCTTCGGCCCAAGGCGGGCATCGATCCTCTGTATTTCTACTACGCGTGCAGGGCGATCGACCTGCCAAGTCGTGGCTACAACAGGCACTTCACGATTCTCAAGGAGAAGACGATTCAGATTCCTCCGACCATCGAGGAGCAAGTTCAGATCGCGCACGTGCTCCGCGACGTCGACCAGGAGCTTACTCTCCTCAGGAAGAAGGCAGATGTGCTGACGAAGCTATCTTCGGTCCTGCTTCAACAACTGACTTCTGGCGAGGTTCCGGTTTCGCGGCTCGCGCTTGCGAGTCTCTCGCCAAGGGTTAGCTCGTGA